A genomic window from Glycine soja cultivar W05 chromosome 10, ASM419377v2, whole genome shotgun sequence includes:
- the LOC114370902 gene encoding beta-galactosidase 12-like → MPLLRLEQMSRMTTEHWPLMASAESWYLVLYIHYPRSTPKMWPDLIQKSKDGGLDVIETYVFWNLREPVRGQYNFEGRCDLIKFVKVVAAAGPYVHLQIGPYACAE, encoded by the exons ATGCCCCTTCTTCGTTTGGAGCAAATGTCACGTATGACCACAGAGCATTGGCCATTGATGGCAAGCGCCGAGTCTTGGTATCTGGTTCTATATATTCATTACCCTCGTAGCACTCCAAAG ATGTGGCCAGACCTCATTCAGAAATCCAAAGATGGAGGACTTGATGTGATTGAGACTTATGTTTTCTGGAACTTACGCGAACCAGTTCGAGGCCAG TATAATTTTGAAGGTAGATGCGATTTGATCAAATTTGTGAAGGTAGTAGCAGCAGCAGGTCCATATGTGCATCTCCAGATCGGTCCATACGCATGTGCTGAATGA
- the LOC114370101 gene encoding type IV inositol polyphosphate 5-phosphatase 7-like yields MRDENSKRSKLSWSKKMVRKFFNIKSKTEDSQANGVAYGGGDMEYRGRNSFSEREPCTIKKSKTEKFSRSTDQVRRAKMNLDHPRIIDVQNYSIFVATWNVAGRSPPSTLNLDDWLHSSSPADIYVLGFQEIVPLNAGNILGAEDNGPAKKWLALIRKALNNLPGTSGSSGCYTPSPIPQPVVELNADFEGSARQKNSSFFHRRSFQTTSSGWGMDNDPSVVQPRLDRRYSVCDRVIFGHRPSDFDPSFRWGYRPSDYSRASDYSRPSDYSRWGSSDDDNGLGDSPSTVLFSPMSCGGGGGAGPAFNEDGYAMPGHSRYCLVASKQMVGIYLTIWVRSELKDHVQNMKVSCVGRGLMGYLGNKGSISISMSVHETSFCFICSHLTSGQKEGDELRRNSDVMEILKKTRFPRVQGVDNEKSPQTILEHDRIIWLGDLNYRIALSYRSAKALVEMQNWRALLENDQLRIEQKRGRAFVGWNEGKIYFPPTYKYSTNSDRYAGDDMHPKEKRRTPAWCDRILWYGEGLHQLSYVRGESKFSDHRPVYGIFWAEVESAHGRLKKTMSCSRSRIEVEELLPYSGGYTELSFF; encoded by the exons ATGAGAGATGAGAATTCCAAGAGAAGCAAG CTCTCATGGTCAAAGAAAATGGTGAGGAAGTTCTTTAATATCAAAAGCAAGACTGAGGATTCCCAAGCAAATGGTGTTGCTTATGGAG GAGGTGACATGGAATATAGAGGTAGGAATAGCTTCTCTGAGAGAGAACCATGCACAATCAAAAAGAGCAAAACAG AAAAGTTTAGCAGGAGCACAGATCAGGTGAGGCGAGCAAAAATGAATCTTGACCATCCTCGAATTATAGATGTGCAGAATTATAG CATTTTTGTGGCTACATGGAATGTAGCTGGAAGATCCCCACCTAGTACTTTGAATTTAGATGATTGGCTTCATTCTTCATCACCGGCTGATATTTATGTTCTTGG ATTTCAAGAGATAGTTCCCTTGAATGCTGGTAATATCTTGGGAGCAGAAGACAATGGCCCTGCCAAAAAATGGTTGGCTCTCATCAGAAAGGCTTTAAACAATCTTCCTGGCACCAGTGGAAGTAGTGGATGCTATACACCATCTCCCATACCTCAGCCAGTTGTAGAGCTGAATGCAGATTTTGAGGGATCAGCTAGGCAGAAGAACTCATCTTTCTTCCATAGGCGATCGTTCCAGACAACTTCTAGTGGTTGGGGAATGGACAATGATCCTTCAGTTGTGCAGCCACGGCTTGATCGAAGATACAGTGTCTGTGATAGAGTAATTTTTGGTCACAGGCCAAGTGACTTTGATCCCAGTTTTAGATGGGGTTATAGGCCTAGTGACTATTCCAGGGCAAGTGACTACTCAAGACCAAGTGACTACTCAAGATGGGGTTCATCTGATGATGATAATGGCCTTGGGGATTCACCAAGTACAGTCTTATTTTCACCAATGtcttgtggtggtggtggtggtgctggACCCGCCTTTAATGAAGATGGATATGCCATGCCAGGACACTCAAGGTACTGCCTTGTTGCAAGTAAGCAAATGGTGGGGATATATCTTACCATATGGGTGAGAAGTGAACTCAAGGATCATGTTCAAAATATGAAAGTGTCTTGTGTTGGCAGAGGATTGATGGGCTATCTTGGAAATAAG GGATCCATCTCAATTAGTATGTCTGTGCACGAAACTAGCTTTTGCTTTATCTGTAGCCATTTAACCTCAGGACAGAAAGAAGGTGATGAACTAAGAAGAAATTCTGATGTGATGGAGATTCTTAAGAAGACAAGGTTTCCTCGTGTTCAAGGTGTGGACAATGAGAAGTCTCCACAGACAATCCTTGAGCATGA TCGAATCATATGGCTTGGAGATTTGAATTACCGGATTGCACTCTCCTACCGATCTGCTAAGGCACTCGTTGAGATGCAAAACTGGAGAGCATTGTTAGAGAATGATCAA TTGAGAATAGAGCAGAAAAGAGGCCGTGCGTTTGTGGGATGGAATGAAGGGAAGATATATTTTCCTCCAACATACAAGTATTCAACTAATTCAGATAGATATGCTGGAGATGATATGCACCccaaagaaaaaaggagaaCTCCTGCTTG gtgTGACCGAATTTTGTGGTATGGAGAAGGTCTCCATCAGTTATCATATGTCCGCGGAGAATCGAAGTTTTCAGACCACAGACCTGTTTATGGCATATTTTGGGCTGAGGTTGAGTCAGCTCATGGCAGATTGAAGAAAACTATGAGTTGTTCTCGTTCCAGAATTGAGGTGGAGGAACTTCTGCCATATTCTGGTGGATACACTGAGCTGAGCTTTTTCTGA
- the LOC114370815 gene encoding fasciclin-like arabinogalactan protein 12, protein MLKKQSLLSFSLALLVSFMYCTTTLAQLSPASAPLKPTQPTPTPPAAAPQQPLVPSLPQSPSDSTPDSTPAVDIVGILRKAKSFNILIRLMKTTQLINQLNAQLLTTKSGGITILAPDDSSFSELKAGFLNSVSDGQKLELLQFHVISDYVSSSNFDTLTNPVRTLAGAKPGKVELNVISYGGSVNISTGEVNTTITGIIYTDKHLAIYKVGKVLLPMDFFAVSKAPAKAPSLAPEPSAKAPKADKEKSLSPDSSESSEINSTNENSGTVNINVHAKWVPLVLGLVLMTVFLS, encoded by the coding sequence ATGTTGAAGAAGCAATCTCTCTTGTCCTTCTCACTAGCACTGCTAGTTTCCTTTATGTATTGCACCACCACTTTAGCCCAATTATCACCAGCTTCTGCCCCTCTCAAACCAACCCAACCTACACCTACCCCACCGGCTGCAGCTCCTCAACAACCATTGGTTCCTTCATTGCCACAGTCACCAAGTGATTCCACTCCTGACAGTACTCCAGCTGTTGACATTGTTGGAATCCTGAGGAAGGCAAAGTCATTCAACATCCTAATCCGCCTCATGAAAACTACCCAATTGATCAACCAACTCAATGCACAGCTCCTCACTACTAAATCCGGAGGCATCACCATTCTTGCCCCAGATGACAGTTCCTTCTCTGAACTCAAAGCAGGCTTCCTCAACTCTGTTTCTGATGGCCAAAAGCTCGAGCTCTTACAATTCCACGTTATTTCAGACTATGTCTCTAGCTCCAACTTTGATACTCTGACCAACCCTGTGAGAACGCTAGCAGGAGCTAAACCTGGAAAGGTGGAACTGAATGTGATAAGTTACGGAGGGAGTGTGAACATCTCGACGGGTGAGGTTAACACCACCATTACTGGCATTATATATACGGATAAACATCTTGCTATTTATAAGGTGGGTAAGGTGCTTCTTCCTATGGACTTCTTTGCTGTGTCTAAGGCACCTGCAAAGGCACCCTCTTTGGCACCAGAACCATCCGCAAAGGCTCCTAAAGCGGATAAGGAGAAGTCACTGTCTCCAGATTCCTCAGAATCATCTGAGATTAATTCCACAAACGAGAATTCTGGCACTGTGAATATCAATGTGCATGCAAAGTGGGTGCCCCTTGTTCTTGGACTGGTTCTCATGACTGTATTCTTATCATAA